The following proteins are encoded in a genomic region of Chaetodon auriga isolate fChaAug3 chromosome 8, fChaAug3.hap1, whole genome shotgun sequence:
- the cep192 gene encoding centrosomal protein of 192 kDa isoform X1, translating to MADNFYKLEDEAFPSFLCKSLDSTSGRATLGNVTLGSGPGLPVAASTVAKIRPGSDNRADAVEASYLEGKELQQANLQSSVGEQPKFALSFKDDLDNADDFIAAHRLSNMLVKINLDESASRNQGSMMGLPPTHMGSVHSRPTELGTELSSGLLTFAQFGHKDITDAKSIQVQSLPATAEEDSVQSVGVDSDQFSDSNSSFLANEKLMSVDSMNSDITDDDIDSNNLPDDELELYFNKLVPPAMQRGRVEGQEIPATGLPGAADDISNASSSEPEQYRHHFLDGYDQQDFQMPDVRLAATGMDSCPASDEDTEDELESARRNSNATRTRLLPSTSRQLVGESNRPSFRPGLEGGSSDDEASSGRGGPSLSGIEHRRSAEGQVINPPVTGDGGGGDGSSGSEESGNDGGVSTIPLPVTNIQTTYDVLRGLGIVGEDEDGNLNNFPGHGRNNLSRHTEMGDRVGPVGTGETSSSLGASGGSQKLSPVNWSMALDRQEVLDAMESTESGPTVDRLLDSVYLRSGAGLRRPQNSANVSHLDGTQGSFHLSQVLLPECDENHDDDDDDEEGTDEPDGARPSLGIRGGPCGDVTGAEASGSTSEDDNNPLSTSLEPKYFSQSFHQEQEDSDDGWNHCPDNMELEFQQGANATRSVVYQNEEGQWVTDLAYYSSFEKEVDGKTTEQDGQFQTEDFIPPSDAMEMIAKDQEEFEKEHRFMQEEKIEPASCNSTFQSGSSWKIPTSSHILMRAPHVSSDIKQGDQSYLRLSFGQFFGQRSEALGCLGSTDDADGVKRPSFGYIITSPEKREPFALIHPSEFSTRDNSPHSDTMELSEADKTLNPEDLDKTLEAPGERMSPKGDTDPEPCKQEDLAVRAALQSEGSGSESGLVNQSCVSPDNNSSHLMLSISTIASAIADASISTDPSQLAAMIMELSKRSRVINQPGSAGPVGASDNCAEEPHSVEHILPEPYQSALLDALQRSTCVGDLSTVDMEKYIKRTDVSDSSDASVAHTTFDLTGWADNLSSSQRNQQAQYPEEQGSSAQRVDSETHQRPTSATTEESVRRGETTLNANSSVVSLSDALSQGPGHKADSKRSSIPRPHISFSSTRRSMGSEHSSTPNPPADKMATYGNSVSSSTKTCASSGRTLTENGVKPGELNPQASNPIRPFLETSQKSEKCAAASPGLPRTPPDLRKGQSCLPCFQGSSPPPQRVRSAGQQQQDRSSNSPEKKPPLVAGFSQPPLDPTSELLKGFSEPFVEETQCNFRPSTSPLTHSSPSQTSTSNADGGSLADKRPGLDHSPQSTCSSPSLSRLTYISMNDGTVIPTPERHKKNCTVALSTTIIRFSPTPPVEPDAQSNLDVLGLPKSLDQVQPQHSKSLDPLPAQECRNPESSCAGSALSCTRSQSACNYHCPGDRTGDLSADCGNHKQLSVSNVRQLTKVDSGYCSNMNIQQASSTTAPQNSQQWGAASSVSSSVYTGGHGMPPSYSSEGLPYVPIPSFKPQCAGLIDLPHQGDMQSLLAGRSLFNSQLAQQYLGPQAPLHPGAYHVGATGNGLFSVSSTGIPNSDLTVRHGLPTSGPLGISGAPGSHYVPRPHQSQQNMEMMGKPYSQYDAEPLVAGGLEELRGQVVVPEELRFPHACCVGIASQTSLSLFNPSERWQQVSITVTSLAIDGEKVKCLPYQWLIVKNKTIIGPKTTEEQKVLFIPPQAGVYQCVLSVCSWPASAETEVAARANIFAKRVVLLAIAENPALEVEVGKSGCLDFGDLPGGSARSIPLKLLNRTRATVPIRLVISANASAWRCFTFSKHPVTMTSDATQQAGHMTPVSSPSVMNHVMHASHDENPQAFMVWVHFKAPQKYTVSSGELGLPDEYSARVDIEVDSPGPSHVIRSIPLRARSGTARVHAPKDLQTVSLSAPLGKSCQQMLPLKNAGNIDVQLKLKHSDAEDSFSVTPDELSLRVGEEQGIVVSFKAQGSRKYRESLLTILVLPSGPQYEVTLKGEVVPEDSGKSAIPSAAVLGPGVASDVPPILSNKQFVAWGGVTLGRAVQQKLVLRNNSTNSTQQLRLLIRGQDQDCFQLQSMFSPEERLTRHGELSIRPREDVTVHLLFAPTRVACMLAKLEIKQSGVRPSQPGVKFTIPLSGYGGTSNIILEDQRKQADGYVATMTDIAVGRISKVCLCVRNTGSRAAFIKAMAFSDVQTRSVMEPSVISLAPSQFVLKERTQEVITVLLKSTLREQNLSQSANALLATVCLFCGDEVSRQQYRRLLQSKPEAARKALSENSLLKNIDFNEKFLGEEHITETYDLPQRPNEAHIFYGNMNKILVSLLGSTKSTDCEQRDHTELLPSARHSSETDSGLPNGNVSLDVLPVKGPQGPALRVTELSLKASESLHRQSESWTVHPEQLVLAAPTINGVTTTSQVQVRNNTSRELSFDLSWPAHCLTITPQHGVIEPQCHLQILVSPNPSLATKPALLPWSGQIYVQCDGQQKFIKVQIRRDLALDVSAAPADTTLSALPPQAATPVLPVARLTTKTMLPPQTPQAPQALVEISNKTVIFPTTPSGETSEAQLEVQNGEVEVRWYLSSFAPPYVKGVDNTGDVYRATYTAFRCSRVSGTLGAHENIQVPITFLPRDRGDYAQFWDLECHPVLEPQEKTRIRFQLCGTGLKSGPVEGPQEGDCSLVKTEATVKTRKRADASAGKTSQEEAVRRGVYSPQDLYTFPATRVGESSTLKVNIRNNSSDTHELKFVNPREPFHIRHSKYSLRSQHYLKLPVQFKPSTAGRHAGLLLIQSETSGSLVIQLTGEALP from the exons ATGGCAGATAATTTTTACAAGCTGGAAGATGAAGCCTTTCCCAGTTTCCTCTGCAAGTCCCTGGATAGCACCAGTGGCCGCGCCACACTGGGGAATGTGACATTGGGTTCAGGCCCTGGACTTCCAGTGGCTGCTTCTACAGTGGCTAAAATTAGACCGGGGTCTGACAACAG AGCAGATGCTGTTGAAGCGTCATATCTGGAGGGCAAAGAGTTGCAGCAGGCCAACTTACAGTCATCTGTTGGAGAACAGCCCAAGTTTGCCCTCAGCTTCAAAGATGACTT GGACAATGCAGATGACTTCATTGCAGCCCACCGTCTTTCAAACATGCTGGTGAAGATTAATTTGGATGAGAGTGCATCAAGAAACCAAGGGTCCATGATGGggcttcctcccacacacatgGGCTCAGTCCACAGCCGGCCCACAGAACTTGGAACAG AGCTGTCATCGGGACTTCTGACGTTTGCCCAGTTTGGACATAAAGATATTACAGATGCAAAG TCCATACAGGTTCAGTCCTTACCAGCTACAGCTGAGGAGGACAGTGTGCAGAGTGTGGGAGTGGACAGTGACCAATTCAGTGACAGTAACTCAAGCTTCCTGGCAAATGAGAAGCTCATGTCTGTGGACAGCATGAACAGCGATATCACAG ATGATGACATTGATTCAAACAACCTGCCTGATGATGAGCTGGAGCTATATTTCAATAAGCTGGTACCTCCTGCCatgcagagaggcagagtggaGGGCCAGGAAATTCCTGCCACA GGACTGCCGGGTGCTGCTGATGACATATCAAATGCAAGTTCTTCTGAACCAGAACAGTATAGACACCACTTCCTTGATGGTTATGATCAG CAGGACTTCCAGATGCCAGATGTGCGTCTGGCTGCTACAGGAATGGACTCTTGTCCTGCCAGTGATGAGGACACCGAGGATGAGCTGGAGTCTGCCAGAAGGAACAGCAATGCTACCAGGACACGGCTGCTGCCCAGCACCTCTAGACAACTG GTTGGAGAGAGTAATCGTCCCAGTTTCAGGCCGGGCTTAGAAGGAGGCAGTTCTGATGATGAGGCTTCCAGCGGCCGTGGCGGTCCATCTCTGTCTGGGATTGAACACAGGCGATCTGCTGAGGGACAAGTCATCAACCCTCCAGTCACAG gtgatggaggaggcgGGGATGGGAGCAGTGGTAGTGAGGAAAGCGGAAATGATGGTGGAGTTTCAACCATCCCTCTCCCAGTGACTAACATCCAGACCACCTATGATGTCTTGCGTGGGCTGGGGATTGTTGGTGAAGATGAGGATGGTAATCTGAATAATTTCCCAGGCCATGGAAGGAACAATCTTTCCAGACATACTGAG ATGGGTGACCGTGTGGGTCCGGTAGGAACAGGAGAGACCAGCTCCTCTCTGGGAGCGTCAGGGGGATCTCAGAAGCTTTCTCCTGTCAACTGGAGCATGGCACTGGACCGACAGGAGGTATTG GATGCCATGGAGAGCACAGAGTCTGGGCCTACTGTTGACCGACTATTGGACTCAGTCTACCTGAGGAGTGGAGCTGGACTCAGAAGACCTCAAAACTCGGCAAATGTCTCCCACCTCGATGGCACTCAGGGGAGCTTCCACCTTTCCCAG GTTCTGCTCCCAGAATGTGATGAgaatcatgatgatgatgatgatgatgaggaaggaACAGATGAGCCTGATGGTGCCAGGCCTTCCTTGGGCATAAGGGGTGGGCCTTGTGGTGATGTGACTGGGGCAGAGGCTTCAGGCAGCACCAGTGAAGATGACAACAatcccctctccacctcccttgAACCCAAGTATTTCTCCCAGAGCTTCCACCAGGAGCAAGAAGATTCAGATGATGGCTGGAACCACTGCCCCGACAACATGGAGCTGGAGTTTCAACAAG GTGCCAATGCCACTCGTAGTGTGGTGTACCAGAATGAAGAAGGGCAGTGGGTGACAGATCTGGCATACTACTCCTCCTTTGAGAAGGAGGTTGATGGGAAGACAACAGAGCAAGATGGCCAATTTCAGACTGAAGACTTCATTCCGCCCA GTGATGCTATGGAAATGATAGCTAAGGATCAAGAGGAATTTGAGAAAGAGCACAGATTCATGCAG gaggagaagatTGAACCAGCCAGCTGCAACAGCACCTTTCAAAGTGGCTCATCTTGGAAGATCCCCACCAGCAGCCACATCCTGATGAGGGCACCTCACGTCTCCTCAGACATTAAGCAGGGAGACCAAAGTTACCTGCGACTGTCTTTTGGGCAGTTTTTTGGACAACGCTCTGAAGCCCTGGGCTGTCTTGGCAGCACTGATGATGCCGACGGGGTTAAACGG CCATCCTTTGGCTACATCATTACATCTCCAGAGAAGAGGGAACCATTTGCCCTAATTCACCCTTCAGAGTTCTCAACTAGAGACAATTCCCCTCACAGTGATACCATGGAACTCAGTGAAGCAGACAAAACTCTCAACCCAG AGGACCTGGACAAAACTCTTGAGGCACCAGGTGAAAGGATGTCACCAAAAGGTGATACTGATCCAGAACCGTGTAAACAGGAG GACCTCGCTGTTAGAGCTGCACTGCAAAGTGAGGGCTCTGGCTCTGAGTCAGGCTTGGTTAACCAAAGCTGTGTGTCCCCCGACAATAACAGCAGCCACCTGATGCTCAGTATCAGCACAATCGCTTCAGCCATTGCTGATGCGTCCATCAGCACTGACCCATCTCAGCTGGCTGCCATGATCATGGAGCTGTCCAAGAGGAGTAGGGTGATCAATCAGCCTGGTTCTGCAGGACCTGTTGGAGCTTCTGATAACTGTGCAGAAGAACCACACTCAGTTGAACAT ATCCTGCCGGAGCCATATCAGAGTGCCTTGTTGGATGCACTACAGAGAAGCACCTGTGTTGGAGACCTGAGTACCGTCGATATGGAGAAATACATTAAAAGGACTGACGTGTCAGACAGCAGCGATGCCTCTGTGGCACACACTACCTTTGACCTGACAGGCTGGGCTGACAACCTCAGCAGCTCTCAAAGGAACCAACAGGCACAGTATCCTGAGGAACAGGGGAGCTCAGCTCAGCGAGTGGATAGTGAGACTCACCAGAGGCCCACAAGTGCAACAACTGAGGAGAGTGtcagaagaggagagacaacATTAAACGCTAACTCATCTGTGGTGTCCCTTTCAGATGCATTATCTCAAGGTCCAGGTCATAAGGCTGACTCAAAAAGAAGCTCTATTCCTCGTCCTCATATATCTTTCAGCTCTACCAGAAGGTCTATGGGCTCAGAGCATTCTTCCACTCCCAACCCACCGGCAGACAAAATGGCAACATATGGTAACTCTGTTTCGTCTTCCACCAAGACCTGTGCTTCCTCAGGCAGGACCCTCACAGAAAATGGAGTCAAGCCAGGAGAACTGAACCCTCAAGCATCCAACCCTATTAGGCCCTTCTTAGAAACATcacaaaagagtgagaaatgtgctgctgcctcACCTGGCCTGCCAAGAACTCCACCAGACTTGAGGAAAGGACAGTCTTGCTTGCCTTGCTTTCAGggttcctctcctccaccacagagGGTGAGGAGtgcaggccagcagcagcaggacagatcCAGTAACTCCCCAGAGAAGAAACCACCACTGGTTGCTGGATTCTCCCAGCCACCACTAGACCCTACATCTG agctgctgaaggGTTTTTCTGAGCCCTTTGTGGAGGAGACGCAGTGTAACTTCCGACCTTCCACGTCTCCACTTACTCACTCCTCTCCAAGTCAGACCTCCACTTCCAATGCTGATGG TGGAAGTCTGGCGGACAAGCGTCCAGGTCTTGACCACTCTCCTCAGTCTACCTGCTCCAGCCCTAGTCTCAGCAGGCTCACGTACATCTCAATGAATGATGGCACTGTCATACCCACACCTGAGAGACACAAG AAAAACTGCACTGTGGCACTGAGCACCACCATCATCAGATTCAGTCCAACCCCACCAGTGGAGCCAGATGCACAGTCTAACCTTGATGTTCTTGGCCTGCCTAAAAGTCTGGACCAGGTGCAACCACAGCACTCTAAAAGTCTGGACCCATTACCAGCACAGGAGTGTCGAAACCCGGAGTCCTCGTGTGCTGGTTCTGCTTTGAGCTGTACTCGCAGCCAGAGTGCATGTAATTATCACTGCCCCGGGGACAGAACTGGTGATCTTTCAGCAGATTGTGGGAACCACAAGCAGCTATCCGTGTCCAATGTAAGACAGCTCACTAAAGTTGACTCTGGCTATTGCAGTAACATGAACATTCAGCAGGCTAGCAGCACTACAGCTCCTCAGAACTCTCAGCAGTGGGGAGCTGCTAGCTCAGTGTCATCGTCGGTGTATACCGGTGGCCATGGCATGCCTCCATCCTACTCGTCAGAGGGACTTCCGTATGTGCCCATCCCTAGCTTTAAGCCCCAATGTGCTGGCTTGATTGACCTTCCCCACCAAGGAGATATGCAATCCCTCCTTGCTGGACGCTCTCTCTTCAACTCGCAGCTGGCTCAGCAGTATTTGGGACCTCAAGCTCCATTACATCCAGGTGCTTATCATGTGGGAGCAACAGGAAATGGTCTCTTCAGTGTATCCTCTACAG GCATACCCAACAGCGATCTAACAGTGAGACACGGCCTTCCCACATCAGGTCCTCTGGGGATTTCTGGGGCACCTGGGTCCCATTACGTCCCTCGACCCCATCAGAGCCAGCAGAACATGGAGATGATGGGGAAGCCCTACAGTCAGTATGATGCAGAGCCGCTGGTGGCAGGTGGGCTTGAGGAACTCAGAG GCCAAGTGGTGGTGCCAGAGGAACTGCGCTTCCCTCACGCCTGCTGTGTAGGCATCGCCTCACAGACCTCCCTCAGCCTCTTCAACCCCTCTGAGAGATGGCAGCAAGTGTCAATCACTGTCACCAGCCTGGCCATTGATGGAGAGAAG GTGAAATGCTTGCCATACCAGTGGCTTATAGTGAAGAACAAGACTATCATTGGCCCTAAGACTACAGAGGAACAGAAGGTGTTGTTCATCCCTCCACAAGCTGGTGTCTaccagtgtgtcctcagtgtttgCTCCTGGCCTGCATCTGCCGAGACCGAAGTTGCTGCCAGGGCCAATATCTTTGCAAAAAGGGTGGTGCTGCTTGCCATCGCAGAGAATCCTGCACTAGAA GTTGAAGTCGGCAAATCTGGCTGTCTGGATTTTGGAGACCTTCCAGGAGGCAGTGCCAGATCCATTCCTCTCAAACTGCTCAACAGGACACGTGCTACAGTGCCCATCCGTCTGGTCATCAGCGCA AATGCTTCAGCGTGGCGATGCTTCACCTTTTCCAAGCACCCTGTTACCATGACATCTGATGCGACACAGCAAGCTGGACACATGACCCCAGTGTCCTCTCCATCGGTGATGAATCACGTGATGCATGCCAGCCACGACGAG aaTCCACAGGCCTTCATGGTCTGGGTTCACTTCAAGGCCCCTCAGAAGTACACAGTTTCTTCAG GAGAGCTGGGTCTGCCTGATGAGTACAGTGCTCGGGTGGACATTGAAGTGGACTCTCCTGGGCCAAGTCATGTGATCAGGAGTATTCCTCTCAGGGCCAGGTCTGGAACTGCAAGGGTCCATGCTCCTAAAGACCTGCAG ACTGTCAGCCTGTCCGCTCCACTGGGTAAATCCTGTCAACAGATGCTGCCATTAAAGAATGCAGGAAACATTGACGTGCAGCTGAAACTCAAG CACAGTGATGCTGAAGACAGTTTCTCTGTGACACCTGATGAACTGTCCCTGAGAGTGGGAGAGGAGCAAGGCATTGTAGTTTCCTTCAAAGCACAGGGCAGCAGGAAATATCGAGAAAG CCTTCTCACCATCTTGGTGCTGCCATCAGGTCCTCAGTATGAGGTCACCCTGAAAGGAGAAGTTGTCCCAGAGGACTCTGGGAAATCTGCCattccctctgctgctgtccttgGTCCTGGTGTGGCCAGTGATGTTCCACCAATTCTCTCTAATAAACAGTTCGTAGCCTGGGGAGGGGTTACTCTGGGGCGAGCTGT CCAACAGAAGCTGGTTTTAAGGAACAACTCCACCAACAGCACGCAGCAGCTACGGTTGCTTATTCGGGGTCAAGACCAGGACTGTTTTCAG CTCCAGAGTATGTTCAGTCCTGAGGAGCGTCTGACCCGGCATGGGGAGCTGTCAATCCGTCCCAGAGAGGACGTGACCGTCCATCTGCTCTTTGCTCCCACCAGAGTGGCCTGCATGTTGGCCAAGCTGGAGATCAAACAGTCTGGAGTCCGGCCTTCACAGCCAGGAGTCAAATTCACT ATTCCACTGTCAGGCTATGGCGGGACCAGCAACATAATCCTGGAGGACCAGAGAAAACAGGCGGACGGCTATGTGGCAACAATGACGGACATCGCTGTCGGTCGCATCAGCAAAGTCTGTCTGTGCGTGAGGAACACAGGCTCCAGAGCAGCTTTTATCAAAGCCATGGCCTTCTCTGATGTGCAGACAAGATCAGTTATGGAACCCTCTGTCATCAGCCTCGCCCCGTCACAGTTTGTTCTGAAGGAACGGACACAAGAG gtcaTCACTGTGCTACTGAAGTCCACCCTAAGAGAACAGAACCTAAGTCAGTCGGCCAATGCACTGCTGgctactgtctgtctgttttgtggAGATGAGGTCTCCAGGCAGCAGTATAGGAG ATTGCTTCAGAGCAAACCAGAGGCTGCGCGAAAGGCTCTGTCTGAGAACAGTCTGCTGAAAAACATCGACTTTAATGAGAAGTTCCTGGGAGAAGAACATATTACAGAGA CGTACGACCTGCCCCAACGGCCCAATGAAGCTCACATCTTCTATGGGAACATGAATAAGATATTGGTGTCGTTGCTGGGAAGTACGAAGAGCACcgactgtgagcagagagaccacactgagctgctgccctctgctcgACAcagttcagagacagacag TGGTTTGCCAAATGGCAATGTGTCTCTGGACGTGCTGCCAGTGAAAGGTCCCCAAGGTCCAGCACTGAGAGTGACAGAGCTCTCCTTAAAG GCCTCAGAGTCATTACACAGGCAGTCTGAGTCCTGGACCGTCCATCCAGAACAACTTGTCCTCGCAGCTCCCACCATCA atgGTGTAACCACCACCAGCCAGGTTCAGGTTCGGAACAATACATCCAGAGAGCTGAGCTTTGATTTGTCCTGGCCTGCTCACTGCCTTACCATCACCCCTCAGCATGGAGTTATTGAGCCTCA GTGCCACCTGCAGATTTTGGTCAGTCCCAACCCTTCACTAGCAACTAAACCTGCCCTGCTGCCATGGAGTGGACAGATTTATGTCCAGTGTGATGGTCAGCAGAAG TTCATTAAGGTCCAGATACGTCGTGACCTGGCTCTGGATGTGTCCGCCGCCCCAGCAGACACAACTCTGTCAGCCCTGCCTCCTCAGGCTGCCACCCCAGTGCTGCCTGTAGCCAGGCTGACCACCAAGACCATGCTCCCCCCACAGACCCCACAGGCACCTCAAGCCCTGGTGGAGATCAGCAACAAGACTGTCATCTTCCCCACCACTCCTTCAGGGGAAACATCAG AGGCCCAGCTGGAGGTACAGAATGGGGAAGTGGAAGTGAGGTGGTACCTGTCATCATTTGCTCCTCCATATGTCAAg ggAGTTGACAACACTGGAGATGTTTACAGGGCCACTTACACTGCTTTCAGATGCTCCAGGGTCTCAGGCACACTGGGAGCCCATGAGAATATTCAG GTGCCTATTACTTTCCTGCCCAGGGACAGAGGGGACTATGCCCAGTTCTGGGACTTGGAGTGCCACCCTGTGCTTGAGCCGCAGGAGAAAACAAGAATCCGCTTCCAACTCTGTGGCACC GGTTTGAAGTCTGGACCAGTAGAAGGACCACAGGAAGGAGACTGCTCTCTGGTGAAGACAGAGGCCACAGTCAAGACCAGGAAGAGAGCTGATGCCTCAGCAGGCAAAACCAG CCAGGAGGAGGCTGTGCGGAGGGGTGTGTATTCTCCACAGGACCTCTACACCTTCCCAGCCACACGGGTGGGTGAGTCCAGCACTCTGAAGGTCAACATCCGCAACAACTCGTCCGACACGCATGAG CTGAAATTTGTAAACCCTAGGGAGCCCTTCCACATCAGGCATTCCAAATATTCCCTGAG ATCACAGCACTATCTGAAGCTACCCGTCCAGTTCAAGCCCAGTACTGCAGGCAGACACGCTGGCTTGCTGCTCATCCAGTCAGAAACAAGTGGAAGTCTTGTTATTCAGCTGACCGGTGAGGCATTGCCTTGA